One genomic segment of Stigmatopora argus isolate UIUO_Sarg chromosome 1, RoL_Sarg_1.0, whole genome shotgun sequence includes these proteins:
- the ccdc30 gene encoding uncharacterized protein ccdc30: MTMDHKEGQTEQDQISAWLQDDGLPPGATPDKRELHLWQRILDTEAELDTLRSQQTNEMKEMDSYVAHIRLLLQQRECVTAGYERDNEQLQQELLRIRQQQEIQSKELAEMLAQEDLGEMGLSSPSEQVAYLLVERATLLERLEAAERKLDSHSLSGSVKDVPIQASSQTPWKKLFGLRRSAQNKNNITPAQSEELSREQDERRRLERDLEEASNRLGMAHQEIRRLNNELDVSKTNSLEPCGKCVRHFTTNVVLPSESELQETLQELEILKREVDKLKQCDMMKLQQANEQSDRLDADNRNLRERVQSLESEKKNLLELLETRDIDQSAALKADGRQNNNCTELQNNIYNFSTKESDPIHKHCHAVNEDRIVQVRELERQLLRLRKEQEEMEERNEELEALLGEAQNASKEERLRHDGELEGLYRRVKNLEGQLKKQETQEKHLKNGEEIKTAESFLQLHLRDSGPERLALLEARLTEEKDWRKQLQLDLSAAQAALKKDKEALQIGERDLKKLKLEINSLQTECQQGKTLIKGLTQVKGEKAVLEEKLAQMEQAHRRLQSELAHLKDCNHSQKDLRHSRIPVDQMQEQADHLTKELRCLQIEHNTLREEMASERGQAAELQAKLTDSVQKKLAVEEEREKLELELQHLKEQVKHHQGQHYLANEAFRNNPKLPPFTSTKEKCLDLSSDIVLHQRTEEAKHLKQDLQRVQNLFTSAERELRYEKEKNMDLKRHNALLDNEKLKLSAELKQWQTKIVQMKQSLHTQTADSELQQQKIRALELDLARNEANRSTAKGLQEELQAEKARVIAADKKMVELQQQLNATQHQLRMEEARNNESSRLELESRALSDTLSSLKAQLQEEHIKRKLLEQREDEVQQQIRSLRTNENLLTRTNVELTHRAQQLNEELHKAENEIRVDKVSCRQLKDDLTASQLECDRMQGELKQVFLQLNTHARKYNEKHSRHKTKLHQAKQVFLQATAQRDSTIQKLENDLTLAASLSQKAKECIHNVMEENEKLLEERRSLLLKISEAEEMGSNGMRVASTVQHRVNALEAENGRLQDQTLRLSNQVSSLERALRNAQSFKSNENSKKGFCDSILQTTSNISLTSSSYDPWELLEAISRSKTEQVSEGTRTSVTMQQASEQGYLNLASSLFPPDMTLVTPNSSDGP, encoded by the exons ATGACCATGGACCACAAAGAG GGACAGACGGAGCAAGACCAAATTTCTGCGTGGCTCCAGGATGATGGTTTGCCACCAGGGGCCACCCCAGACAAGCGTGAACTCCATCTTTGGCAGCGGATCCTCGACACTGAGGCTGAGCTGGATACTTTGCGTTCACAGCAGACCAATGAAATGAAGGAG ATGGACAGCTACGTAGCACATATCCGCTTGCTGCTGCAACAACGCGAGTGCGTGACTGCAGGCTATGAAAGAGACAATGAACAGCTACAACAAGAATTGCTCCGCATCAGACAGCAACAAG AGATTCAGAGCAAGGAGTTGGCTGAAATGTTGGCTCAGGAAGATCTTGGGGAGATGGGTTTGAGTAGCCCAAGTGAGCAGGTGGCATACCTATTGGTAGAAAGGGCAACACTGCTGGAGAGGCTAGAGGCTGCAGAAAGGAAGCTTGACAGTCACAGCTTGTCCGGGAGCGTAAAAGATGTCCCAATCCAG GCTTCATCACAAACTCCATGGAAGAAGCTGTTTGGGCTCCGCAGGTCTGCTcagaacaaaaacaatattaccCCT GCTCAGAGCGAGGAGCTTTCCCGCGAGCAAGATGAACGCCGGCGGTTGGAGCGTGACTTGGAGGAGGCATCCAACAGGCTGGGGATGGCTCATCAGGAAATCCGAAGGCTCAACAATGAGCTGGACGTGTCCAAAACCAACAGTCTTGAACCCTGTGGT AAGTGTGTCAGGCATTTTACAACAAATGTGGTTCTACCCTCAGAGTCTGAGCTTCAGGAAACACTCCAAGAACTTGAAATTCTGAAAAGAGAAGTGGACAAACTGAAACAGTGTG atatGATGAAGCTACAGCAAGCTAATGAGCAAAGTGACAGACTGGATGCTGATAACAGAAatctgagagagagagtgcagtCTTTAGAATCTGAGAAGAAAAATCTTCTTGAGCTT TTGGAAACAAGGGACATCGACCAAAGCGCCGCCCTTAAAGCAGATGGGAGGCAAAACAACAATTGTACAGAACTTCAGAACAACATTTACAACTTTTCGACTAAAGAATCAGATCCAATTCACAAaca CTGTCATGCAGTGAATGAGGACAGAATTGTTCAGGTGAGAGAGTTGGAGCGTCAACTTCTGAGACTTCGCAAGGAGCAAGAGGAAATGGAAGAGAGAAACGAGGAGCTGGAGGCATTACTCGGTGAGGCCCAGAATGCCAGCAAGGAGGAGAGGCTTCGCCATGATGGAGAACTGGAGGGCCTATATCGACGG GTCAAAAACCTTGAGGGGCAACTGAAGAAGCAAGAAACTCAAGAAAAGCACTTAAAGAATGGAGAAGAGATCAAAACCGCAGAATCCTTCTTACAGCTG CACCTTCGTGACAGCGGCCCAGAGAGACTGGCTTTGCTAGAAGCTCGTCTGACTGAAGAGAAAGACTGGCGGAAACAACTACAGCTAGACCTCAGTGCTGCTCAGGCTGCCTTGAAAAAAGACAAGGAG GCTCTGCAGATCGGTGAAAGAGACCTGAAGAAATTGAAACTTGAGATTAACAGCCTTCAGACTGAATGTCAACAAGGAAAAACGCTTATCAAGGGTCTCACTCAAGTCAAGGGGGAAAAGGCAGTACTGGAGGAGAAG TTAGCTCAGATGGAGCAAGCTCACCGTCGACTACAAAGTGAGCTGGCACACCTAAAAGACTGTAACCACAGCCAAAAGGACTTGCGGCATAGCAGAATACCAGTGGACCAAATGCAGGAGCAGGCGGACCACCTGACCAAAGAACTACGTTGCCTTCAGATAGAACACAACACACTCAG AGAAGAGATGGCCTCTGAGCGTGGGCAGGCAGCTGAACTGCAGGCCAAACTGACTGACAGCGTCCAGAAGAAGCTTGCTGTCGAAGAAGAAAGAGAGAAACTGGAGCTTGAGCTGCAACACCTCAAGGAACAAGTAAAGCATCATCAGGGACAGCACTATTTGGCTAATGAAGCGTTTAGGAACAACCCTAAATTGCCTCCATTCACGTCAACCAAAGAGAAATGTTTGGATCTG TCTTCGGACATAGTCCTGCATCAGAGGACAGAAGAGGCTAAACATTTGAAGCAAGATCTACAACGAGTGCAGAACCTTTTCACCTCAGCAGAACGAGAACTACGCTATGAAAAAGAGAAGAACATGGACCTAAAGAGGCATAATGCTCTGCTCGACAATGAAAAACTAAAG CTTTCTGCGGAACTAAAGCAGTGGCAGACCAAGATTGTTCAGATGAAGCAGAGTCTTCACACTCAGACAGCTGATTCAGAACTTCAACAGCAAAAAATCAGGGCCCTGGAGCTGGACCTTGCACGCAACGAGGCCAACCGTAGCACTGCCAAAGGTCTTCAAGAGGAGTTGCAGGCAGAGAAAGCACGGGTCATTGCTGCTGACAAAAAG ATGGTGGAGCTACAGCAGCAACTCAATGCGACACAGCACCAGCTGCGTATGGAGGAAGCTCGTAACAATGAGAGCAGCCGCCTGGAACTGGAAAGCAGAGCTCTATCTGACACTTTGTCCTCCCTGAAAGCCCAACTGCAAGAGGAGCACATTAAAAG gaAGCTTTTAGAGCAGCGTGAGGACGAAGTCCAACAACAAATACGTTCTCTGAGAACAAATGAGAATTTGCTCACCAGGACAAACGTGGAGCTAACCCACCGAGCACAACAGCTAAATGAAGAACTCCACAAAGCCGAAAATGAG ATAAGAGTTGACAAAGTTTCTTGTCGCCAACTGAAGGATGATCTCACAGCCAGCCAGCTCGAGTGCGACAGAATGCAGGGAGAACTCAAACAAGTTTTCCTGCAATTGAACACACACGCTAG AAAGTACAACGAAAAACACAGTCGACACAAGACCAAATTGCATCAAGCCAAGCAGGTCTTTCTCCAAGCCACCGCACAGCGGGACAGCACCATCCAAAAACTGGAGAATGACTTAACCCTGGCCGCCAGTCTCTCGCAAAAG GCAAAGGAATGCATTCATAATGTGATGGAGGAAAATGAAAAGCTTCTGGAAGAGAGGAGGAGTCTGTTGCTGAAGATCAGCGAAGCAGAGGAAATGGGCAGCAATGGAATGAGAGTGGCGTCCACCGTCCAACACAG GGTTAATGCCTTAGAAGCGGAAAATGGCAGACTTCAGGATCAAACTCTGAGGCTGTCCAATCAGGTCAGTTCCTTGGAGCGTGCCTTGAGGAATGCCCAATCCTTCAAAAGCAATGAG AATTCCAAGAAAGGTTTTTGTGACAGCATTCTGCAAACAACTAGTAATATAAG CCTCACATCCAGTTCCTATGACCCTTGGGAGTTATTAGAAGCAATCTCCCGCTCCAAGACAGAGCAGGTGTCAGAGGGTACGCGGACATCGGTCACCATGCAACAGGCATCAGAGCAAGGTTACCTGAATCTTGCCTCCTCGCTGTTTCCTCCTGACATGACACTCGTGACACCAAATAGCAGTGATGGCCCGTGA
- the LOC144073361 gene encoding epithelial membrane protein 3-like isoform X2 gives MAYLLVFVTLLHVVTLAMLFISTMEKSWWVWDEMENSDLWYNCRYDNMSATWLCASSKETEWLHPVQVLMVLSLVFSSVSFLVFLGQLFTMSKGGLFYFTGLCQVFAGLTALSAVLIYTLHNKEILQDNREVTSGHFGYCFVLAWVCVPLLFCSGVIYAHLRKKE, from the exons ATGGCCTATCTACTTGTGTTTGTGACTCTGCTTCATGTGGTCACCCTGGCCATGCTGTTCATCTCTACCATGGAGAAG tcCTGGTGGGTGTGGGATGAGATGGAAAACTCAGATCTGTGGTACAACTGTAGGTATGACAATATGTCAGCAACTTGGTTATGCGCTTCCTCCAAAGAAACTg agTGGCTTCACCCAGTTCAAGTCTTGATGGTTCTCTCACTGGTCTTCTCCTCAGTCTCCTTTCTGGTCTTCCTGGGTCAACTTTTCACCATGTCCAAGGGCGGACTCTTCTACTTTACTGGATTATGTCAAGTGTTTGCAG GTCTGACAGCCTTGTCTGCAGTCCTCATCTACACATTACACAACAAAGAAATCCTCCAGGACAACAGAGAAGTGACTTCAGGGCACTTTGGCTACTGTTTTGTTCTAGCCTGGGTGTGTGTGCCTCTTCTGTTCTGCAGTGGTGTTATTTATGCTCACTTACGCAAGAAAGAGTGA
- the LOC144073361 gene encoding epithelial membrane protein 3-like isoform X1, protein MFKLYFFQKRMAYLLVFVTLLHVVTLAMLFISTMEKSWWVWDEMENSDLWYNCRYDNMSATWLCASSKETEWLHPVQVLMVLSLVFSSVSFLVFLGQLFTMSKGGLFYFTGLCQVFAGLTALSAVLIYTLHNKEILQDNREVTSGHFGYCFVLAWVCVPLLFCSGVIYAHLRKKE, encoded by the exons ATGTTTAAACTGTACTTTTTTCAGAAGAGAATGGCCTATCTACTTGTGTTTGTGACTCTGCTTCATGTGGTCACCCTGGCCATGCTGTTCATCTCTACCATGGAGAAG tcCTGGTGGGTGTGGGATGAGATGGAAAACTCAGATCTGTGGTACAACTGTAGGTATGACAATATGTCAGCAACTTGGTTATGCGCTTCCTCCAAAGAAACTg agTGGCTTCACCCAGTTCAAGTCTTGATGGTTCTCTCACTGGTCTTCTCCTCAGTCTCCTTTCTGGTCTTCCTGGGTCAACTTTTCACCATGTCCAAGGGCGGACTCTTCTACTTTACTGGATTATGTCAAGTGTTTGCAG GTCTGACAGCCTTGTCTGCAGTCCTCATCTACACATTACACAACAAAGAAATCCTCCAGGACAACAGAGAAGTGACTTCAGGGCACTTTGGCTACTGTTTTGTTCTAGCCTGGGTGTGTGTGCCTCTTCTGTTCTGCAGTGGTGTTATTTATGCTCACTTACGCAAGAAAGAGTGA